Within Syngnathus scovelli strain Florida chromosome 22, RoL_Ssco_1.2, whole genome shotgun sequence, the genomic segment ttgttttaaaactcTATATTTTCTAATTCTGATACAGTGGTGCCTTCAGATAGAATTTGTAACCACCCATGTTCTTAACCCCAAACatgtttccccattgaaatgattgGAGATGTCCTTAATCTGTTCCAGTGCCCTCAAAAAAACCCAACCCAAATTCTTGCATCATGTTttacaattaaaaaatgtacTTTAAAATATTATGCTTTATGAAACATACAGTAATAACAAATAGAATACGAATTAAACAGTACAACAAAATTCATTGTGAATCATTCAAGCGGGCTTAACTCGGCCACTGGGGACAGTAAATTACAGTCAAGTACACAAATGAAGACTTTCACCACTACACTGACTCAGCAAGCTGCAGTAATGAGTAATTctacacagaggataaagaaaataTGCTTAAGAATTAATAATTTGTTCAAATATCTGTTGTTTAAAGGGTTACAATACAATATGCGATTTatataaacatttttttatttcaaattattttaaatcCCACCCTAATTGTCTGATTTTTCCTTACATTATTTTGTCAGAACACACTGAATTTTTTTTGGTACTGTTCCAACTATAATGACAAAATAATGACTTCATTTAACCATCTCAGAgattctacttgaaaaacaaagttgttgttttttaccttCACTGCTCTTGTGTTGCGTTCACTGTCCTCCTGGAAAGCGGGGGGCTATGAGGCTGTGGTGTGCAGGGGAAGAACCCAGCGTCACCTCGCCCTTCACCACCAACAGCCACTCACTCATTTGACAGGGACTGGAGGGAGCAACAGCAGGAAGGTTATGGGGGGTGGTCTTGGTTTTCTCTCTTGCAGGTGGAGCTCTCGAGCAATAGTTGGCAAGTCTAGAACCACCGGATCCTTCTAGCTCACCAGTGTGAGTTCTACCATTGCCAAACACCACCAGAAAGCTGCCTGAAGAGGGAATCAGCCTTGTGAGTCcatcaaaatacatcaaaagtgtggCATATCTGTCTTTTCCCATATTGGCACTACACATAATTGCTCAAAGCATATATACAGAAGCAAAAATGTGCTAGTGCCAAAACGGGCACAAGAAGGAAGAGGAGAGATTGGTGCTCTTGTCATGGAGACGCCTTGAGAAGAGATGCCCACCTGAGTACACGGCCAGCCAAAGCGGTTCTTTCTCTGCTCTGTTTATGGCCCTATGGTAATTCACTGATAgtcagctctcacagtgaattcTACCAGTGCCATACACAGAACAGGAGTCAATGTCAAGACCGCTGGGAGGAGGCCTGGACCGCCGCAAACAACCTGGAGAGAAGAGAGGAACACATGATGGGCAAAATCAGCAAAGTCAGAGGGCACCATTTTGGACTAGCAGATGACGGAAGGCCTTCACATTTGATTTCAGTATTGTTAAATTGTTTCAAATCTAAATATTTAGCTAAACTGAGTACAGTATTTTAATGAAAATGATTTAAAAGAGCATATCTAGAATAACACTGATCAAATCGTTAGCCTAATAGCTAGCGCATGCTTTCGGAAAATGAGAAATTCAAGTTTTAGCAAACACATTGGTAGTTTTAAGTATTAACAGGGACTTGGGTAATTCTGCTACGGAGCTGACAAAttgttaaaattaaaaaggtaaaaaaagaccaaaaacaAGTCCCCTAGTGGTTACGAGATGTATAGGGACGACGAGCTATGCCCTTCCAGCAACGTTTTTCGTAAAACATTTTATTCGATTGCGTTCCATCGGTCGAATTACCTTCAAGCAATTAAAACGTTATCTACCGACCGAGCCCAGAAAATGGCCACCCTCGCGGTCAACCGAGGACACTGCGGCAAgtccatggcaaaaaaaaaatggcgaatGCGCATTGGACTAGCGTTGCCATTTTCTGCTATGCAAGACCTGCAAGTGATGTTGCTCTCCTGACTTGAGGATGCCGTTGCCGGGGTCCCAGACGCCCTAGACGCCCCACCCTTTTGCGCGGCGGCCATTATCTGGCTCACCCTGGGCCCACTCCATTGATCCCGGGCCATCCAAACTGCGTGCTAAGTGATTCCTCAGACGCCCCAAATGGCTCCCATCGCCATTTCCTGCACTCAATCAATAGCACTAAAAAGGAGGCACAGAGAAGAACCACTGGTCCTGTTTGGCTATTTCTTAATGATCTTTAAATTTGTTTGGGATGGGgtatatattacaaaaaaaatcgaGTTGGCATATTTTTATGACGTAATCTCCAAACGTCTTAGTTGCCTCTAATTAAATTAGAAATATAAAACCCgttttcaaatatttgtttttcctaCATGACAAACTGAACAATACACTGTAATGGTATCTCTCACTTGTTaatttgctccttttttttttcttcttgtcaaCCTTAATTGAAGGTGCTCCAAAGCCCCTTCTTCACTTAATCGCATTTGTCCCCCAGAACACACCAATGCTTATTTCTGGAGGATTTATAGCTCGTGTCATGCAACATTGTCTTAAAGTAGAAACTTGGAAGAAAACACAAACGGTGGGGCTTTAAATcgtttttctttcttatttcCGACGCATTCAAGTTTGCTTTGCGACGAAATAGATGCCATTGGCTAAATGATTTTTAAATGAACGAACCCTTTATATTGTGCATACGTACAAACGACATGAGCGTTAATAGCAGTGCTCCGGTGCAGGTGCAAAAACAGGTGCAACGCAATTGCTTTTTACTTTTCGTTTTTTCAAAGATAAAAAATAACGACAAAATAACAACAAAGCATCCACAATTTGATTTACAACTACATCGTTGCGATGGCATAACAATTTTTGTCAACTTTTACGactcatttttatttaaaatgttgtatttcaagaaattcaacgttgtatttatttttaagttttCGGCCCCTTTTACAGATATATCAatatattaattataataataaaaaacagacAATACCGGTGAAATTaagataaatacaaaatatagtTCATACCTTATTGCGACTCCATAACGTGGTGCGTCATCAGGTGGCCGCCAATTCGAGGGGTTTTAATCTGGTATTAGTGTACTTTTCgtttaattaattttaaaaaaaatggatgagtgTCTGCCGTGCGTGTTCGCTAGCGGTAGCGCACAATTCCAATGAGACAAAAGAAGAATCCGAGCGGCGTCGTCAACTTCCTGAGTATCAAATgtcaattggagcctcactccagctcccctctctctctttctctccctccGCCTCGcgacctcctccttcttctccaccCGCCCCTCTACCTGTCGTGcacctttttttaaaatgcgccTGCGCACAAAACGGAGCTAACCACTGTTGTTTAACCCTCACATTGAAAGTGATGAATATTTGGTTAGCGTAACGCGTTTGACACCATTTAGCCAGCCCCTCCTGCTTTGAGGATTAAACGGATATCGTGGCATTTTCTTATTTAAAACACCCCCATTAATTTATTCGATTGGTTTGTCCCAACTACAGATTTACGGCACCTCACCGCTTTCGTTAATatacatttttgtcattttaggATTTGTTCGGCCCAATTACACCGATTAAAGGCCACTTTATTAAGGACATATTCTAATGGTATTCAATACAAGAGCTATGTCgaaaattaaaatgtattataagtcttttttttatgaGTAAGATAATTTTTTTAGCACAGTTTGATATCACAGACTCTAATTAGATTCTATAAAATTAATACAAACTACCTGTTTAAAATTGCtgcttcctcaagaaaaaaaaataaacacaacacaGTATGTAATATCAGCGGTCACTAAGTGCATGACTCCCTTATTTAGGATATTGTGAGCCtgttctaaaaaaatatataaaagctCACCAGTGAGCTCCatctatttttgtgtgtgttgatattttttttaaatcacagtaGTATTTCTGTAAACTTGGAAAAGACAGTATATATAgtttaaaaaagtcaaatattCCTTTAAAGTTGCATGGCCAAAGCATCGTGGAGCTCAATGCTGATCAGAGGCCTTAAAGGAGGCCTGTAGGCCCTTTGAGGAGTAGCATGCAAGGCCTCCATGCAGTCACTAAGCAAAAATGTTCTAAAAACACGACGCACAATAATAAGCCCCCCCTCTCTTGCGTACCCTCTTGATGATTAAACAAACAATTAAGCGAACAGCAGCACATTTGCTACAACAAACTCCACCCTAGTGCCCCTCCTCCCTCAGGTCAGGCTTCGATGCTGCTGAGGCTTCTCGGCCCTGAGATGCTGCAGGATCGAATGACGTCCAGATGGCTAACGGCAGTGTAAAAATGGAAAGATGAAGGAAAGCATACAACCTGGTTGATACGCAGCCTCCTCTTGTTTGCTTCTCCTCCAGTGGAATGGCTCCGATGCAGTGAGGATGCCTCATATATGGAGacgctcctcctcttcctcttcttcctcatccTCCACTTACCTGCTGCTCTTAATTAGTCAGATACCTGCACAGAAGGAAGCAGCGGGAGTTAATGTAATATTCAAAAGATGGTGGAAGCAGGGTTTGGGTTACTGGCGTGGCTGAATAGCGACGCTGACGTCCATGCAGGGAGGGAGACACCTGAGCCTCGGATCACCTGTTGGAGGTGGATGAATATTTAACATGCTAGTGTGTGGAACAGGTGATCAGATGATGGAGACACATGACTCCATCATTAAATAATCATGCTAAGCTATCTAATATGATCACACACACAGATAGGCCTCAAGACCCAAAAGAATCCAAAAGATTACATGGAAATGTAGTAGTGtataaagttaaatacaactgaactgtacgTAATAAATgtactgtacaaaaaaaaaaaggtgacaagTGTTTTTAAGTTCTATGTATAGTACAGGCTTCAGGCTTTTTACTCTCGATAATACACAGCTGCCATTCCTGGTCATAAAGCAGCATTCACATCATAGAGCTAACTGAGAAAATACCAAGTTGTGTTATTTGACCGAAAAGTTCTTACTTTGAAGAATCTAAATTATAAAGCATTTTGTTCtgattaatattattttgttcAGGAACGAttcaacaaggaaaaaaaaaactcaattaaTATATATCATCCAATACAACAAAAAAGTGGATTCGTGacacatttttaattatttaatagttaattttattaaaaataaccTTTTCAAGTAATCACTATTCCAAGTTACCGTTAATACACGACATGATGACTTACACACCAAATTTAATATATTGTACTCAGTCAACGGTTCATCTATTAGTAAAGACTATCTTTGAGCTGATTTGAGTCTGCTAGTAAACTGAGCCCTGATCGAGCCACTGAAGTGACTCAGCACTATTCAAAATGACTCATCAACCAACAAAGCTAGCATCAAACTTGACCCTCTCCCTATTTTAACAATGCGCACATGATCCATTAAAAACGCTTGTGATTGATTCCAAcctgctgttgttgctgctgtggCGCCTGAGGGCATGGCTCATACCTTAAAaggccgctgccgccgctgcagCAGTAGCATCAGCAGCCAAATGGGTCACATGACCACCACCATCGCGAGGAGGACCAATGGGACGGGTCGGAGCGAGGCTTTGGCATTACGTCATGGCTTTGTCCTGCACTGCGGCGAAAACGCCGAGCTTTAAATATTTCATTGAGCGGGTCGGGTTGCTGCACCTCTGGAGGTCAGAGCATCTCCCTCCTCATCTTCTCCATGGTTGAGGCAGCCATTTCTGAAAAAATTAAGATTCCCGTTTAACATACAAAATGTATGTCCAAGTTTGAAGGAAACATTTCAAAAAGAGTCTGACTGGCATCAGCAAATGACTTTTCCTCTAACACTGTTGACTGAGcagctaacaaaaaaaaaaaattgaagctcTGTGTGACTTGCAGTGCACTTCAAACCACAACTGTAAACATTGTTAAACTCTATTAAATCAAAGTTAAGTGTTGACTTTTAAGTGTtgcttggatttaaaaaaaaagattatagcACATAAAGAACTTAATGTGATGATTCAGTGAGTCTGTGTCCCTTGTTTGGGGAATCATACTGCAGTTTGTCTATTTGTACATGCTAAGCACATTCAGTgaaaaattaacaaaaaaaaaaaagcttgaaatgctgtggaataattgaggAAGCATTCAAAGTAGAATGTCTTTATTCATATCTACTGGATTTCTTTTCAAGGGAAAGGGAAATTAAGAATTTGGGGAATAAGGTAAAACATCACCAATATATCCTAAATAAGGTGAATATTATCAAATATAATATCCTACAATATCAACATATCAATTCTATGTAGCTCTTATGTTAGCTAAATTCATGACAAATCAGattcgacaaaaaaaaaaaaaaaaaaaacgagcacaGGAAAAGCAGCAGTAGTAAAGTTATGTTGCCTACCAGAAATGGAGCAGATTGATGCgtgacagaatacattttttttagctTAGAAGGGATTAAAGTGCCTTATGTCACCACATTTCTCCTCCTCCACCCAAACCATTAGTGCTAGTCATTAAGCGCGGCCATGTTGGAGCGTAGAGGACACCAGGAGCCACCTTCTGGCGATGAGGCaaagtttaaaataaaaatacgtgCAACAAAAATACCAGCTGTAGAAAATACACAAAGTGTCTGTAAATATTAATTGAATATAGTTACAATGAAAATTATTAGCAAACCTCATTTTCAGGCATTTTAATGGATGCTGCTGATGGATCGTGATTGTTAAGGTCCCACGAAGAAGAGCTTGGTTTGGTAGAGCgatgccgccatcttgtggccttGTCTGGTACTCCAGAATCTTTCTAAAGTTCCTGTGAAAATACTAAAGTGCCTCTTAAAAACGATATAAAAATGTACAAACAATAAAAATGCTAAATTTGCATAACATATCGTGAACTTAGAAAATACCAACCCCTTTTCAGTCAAGTTTAAAACTACAAATAGGTCAAGAGTCaatgaaaatgtttaaaaaaaacattaaagtcAGTAATGCAATTCAAAACAAATATCTTTCAGGTCAAGTGGCTACTGAATATAATGCAActaaaatgaaatattaaagTAAGTAAATTAATCATTTTAGTCAAATAAATAGaacacagattaaaaaaaattgatataAACATCAATAATCATTACAAGAAATTATTTTGGTTCTAAGTATAACCAgtaaaaatattacaaataagtcagTTTTTTGTACACATTGAATGTTTTATTAAAAAAGAGAAGTTATAACAGTATACTTTTTACACGACTATTTATGAGGTTATAAGCCTATTCATGGAGAGCATTTGTCCTTATCTTTTTTGACAAGCATGCCCACTTCACaatgtcaaaaaaaataaaaatataaaaagggGTAACAGAGGTGGGGGGCAAGTGAGAGTGGTGCTGCGAGTAAGACCGAGGACGCACGTTTTGGGTAAATCAAAATTAAACACACTAGGTAGCAAAGAGTACatgctgtgtgtatgtgtgggtgtTGACGTGTCCAAAACTTGGAAGAACGGGAATGGGAGGTGTGCATGCAAGTGCACAATAGGTAGACACGGTGGGTGAGCACGCTGTGCTGAAATACAACAGAGGCTCCCTGAACGCAACACAAGTCAACTCTTTGTCATGTTTCGAGATACACCAGGGACACTAGAGACATTTTGCTTATTTGGTTAAAATGCTAATTTAGTTTGGAAATGAAGACTCCTCGAGCCAAATCCATTTGCAATGCAAAGGCAGTTTTGAGTTGACTTTTTGTCCACACCAACAGCAGGCTGAGGGTAAGTATATGATCACTTTATTACCCAGCAGATGCAAAATGcttcttaaaaagcaaaagtatGACTTCAACATAAAGAGAGCTGTTTGTTTTtggtttctgttttttttcccaaaaggtTACAATTcgaggggctttttttttttttatacgtttCTCTTATTCAACAATCTAAAAAGCAAGAATTCCAATCTGGATtacttttaaaacaaaaaactctCTTCAAGTTCACAACATTGCTGTTTGGTGGTTAGGATTAAgaacgaaagaaaaaaaaaaaaagagggggagtAAGAACGCTTGTCTGCTTCCAGAGAAAATTCGAAAGCTGAATACGAATCTGAATACCTTTTTAGGTTATCCTGAGTGGGCTCTGATCCAAAATCAtcttaggagaaaaaaaaaaacaacaacctgcaTCCCGCTACACTCTTTAAATGTACCGCGGATGCAATGCAAACCAGGGACGCGGTGCCAGCTTTCCATGTGCCTCTTGTTTTGGATGGACTACGCTAGGAAACATCTGTACAAATGAAGCATCTTATACCTATCATCACACGACAGACGCCagctaactaaaaaaaaaaaaaaaaaaaaatcagactaaAGCCATATGAATGCTATCTATTTGGAGGACTTGCAACTCCGAACTAGCTATGTGTTAGCATCCATCGAAGTGGAGATTGTCCAAAGAGGAAGAGTACCAccaaatgtgctttttttctctctcctttatccccttcctttttttttttttttccttaaactgTTGTTGACGAGGCACGAAGGAAGGGAGTTGAGCTGGGATCCACACTACTGCATTCTCGGAAGGGGGAATACATTGCGAGGTCCTTTCCGAGCACTTGGACTGCCATGTTTGGTACTGTAGACACACaaatgtgaaaagaaaaaaaaaaaaaaaatccaaacatctCGTCTCCTTCCTTCCTGCATCGGGGTAAAACTGAGGCGAAATGAAAACGGGGTGAAAACGGACCCCGGGTGAATCCAAAGCGTGCTCAGAGCAGCGACGTCATGCTTGATGACGTCGTTTGTTCTGGTGACCCTCCCCCGCAAAAAAAAGTGAGTAACTGCCAAGCCGGCATCCAAAAAACGGGGTCGCATCCGTCCGTGAGCATAGCGACATACCCTGTGCGTGATTGTTCGTCTTTGTTCAAATACTGTCTTTGCGTTGGGCGCCACAACccctttgacacacacacacaagaaaaaaaaaaaaaaaaaaggtgggggtGAGGAAGCGATGCcgaaaggggaggggaggaggaatCTAGATATTCGTAAAAATCCTTGTTtagtaacaataataataataaaaaaatcaaggtgtttaAATATGAATATTATAAGTCTGCTTTGTCATGGGGTTAGGAAATCAAATATAGTCtctgtggggtgggggggcagggcTTGGGGGTTGCAGGGGGAGGACCACGTCCGCTACTACAACTCCATATCCTGGGCCTCATCCTCGGAGAAGTCGGACATGGAGCTTTCGGATGAAGAGTCGCCCGCCCCCTCCTCTTGCTCCTTTAGTGCCTCCTCTGTTGCATATTTCTGGATGTACTCTGCACGCACAAGCACAACAATACATCACAAAACGCATCACCggaacatgtttgtttttttctctcgtcTTCTGCAAACCTTTGATTTTCTGCTTGTACTCCTCTGGCCTGTGCAGGTACATGGCGGCCGCGTCTCCGTTCAAAGGGTCAATGGGGTTGGGGTAGGCCAGCAGCTGCGGCAGGAACGACTCAAAGATGTTGGTCAGGTCTGGCGAGCGTGgaggaaacaaaaagacaagtcAATACAAGGTCGTGCCACAATTCTCTTCTCCAAATGAGAGAAGTTAAGAAAAACTCAAATCACTCACCCTGTTTGTTGCTTCTCAGCTCAGTTTCCTGCTAGTCATATGCTAAATGCATGTTAGCAGTTGTCCTCGCTAATCTAATTGCATGGCTAATATTTTTCAAGGTCTCattccatttaattttttttagagcATTTAAGACTTTGTTCACATTTTCTGACCAAAATGGGATCAAGTTTTGACTCCTGTGGTTTAAACTGAATTTTCTTCAAGTCATCAGGACCGCAATGCTAACACTGCTAAGCTAACATTAAACGTCAAGGCCCTTCTGTTTGTGAGCTCCTGCGGTTCTGCTCTCATCTGCTAGGTGTCGCCACTGAGGCCCTGAGAGACTTGAGTCATAAACTTGCACTTCCCCAGTAAAGCTTTTTGTGCTGTGGTCTAGCAACAGCTGCACACAACcagaatcataaaaaaaataaaaatggtcacCGGTAGAAGAGCCTCGCAATTGACCGTCATTAAATCATCTGTCACAAAGAAGCTCTGACCTTCCTTGGCGCTGGTGTTACCTAGTTAGTAATCATTCACCTCCCCCATTAGTAAGGaggacacatacacacacgtagcCATGGACCCACTCACCGTAAAGGGCTGTCCACGTCTGGTTGATGACATCTAAACACACTGTTCCTGACCTTGATTGGACAAACAGAAGACATGTTAAACAGTGTGTTATTTTTGACAAAGtggatttgaattttttttttgtaattatctTGGTTTTGTGGTCAACCAAGTTTTGCTATTTGCTTCATTCATTGCGGTAATTGCCGGCCGTACGTGTACTTACGCTTCGTCGATGTTGGGATGAAAGATTTTGTTCATGAATCCTGAAAGTTAACCCAAGAGATGATCTTTAAAAACACATTAATTCTGACAACGGCGGGTGGGAGGGCGATCTTTACCTATTGATGGCGATTTGAAGGGGTATTTATCGGGCAGATCCACTCGCACTTTCCACACGCCGCCCTCGTACGGCGCTGAAATACAACAGGAGACGTTTGTTATTTTTATGAAGACACATTaattcgagaaaaaaaaaaaaaagagagacgcAAACTTACTTCCCTGTGGTCCGTAAAACTTTACTACAAATTCGTTGAGTCCACTGAGGATGGTGACTTCATGTTTGCTTTCGATGCTGATTGTCTGTCAAGGACTTGAATTCacaattttttcattttttttaaagtatcgAGTCTCTTTAACTGCACAGATAGTAGCAGCTGGCTTGTCAGTCCTACTGGAGTGTGTATCCTATTAGCTTTAAGCAGTGACCCCCCCCTCTCACCCCTCCCCAAGGGGTCAAATCAAACCGAAGGGTTATTTTAAGCTCGGGCGAAAGCGAGCGGAATCCCTGACCTGAGCCAGCTAAACGTGTCACCGCTTGGTCTGGGTCGAGACGCCGGGCGGTGACTTTCGAAGGACGTCCAAGAGATTGGGAGGTGTTAGCGTGCTAACGTTGTGCGACTCGAGGCCCTGAAATTGgacctctggaaaaaaaatttaaactgtgcatttttctttctctttactGTTTCAAATGACTTCTTTTAACAAAGTTCGATTCATTATCGTTTGGAAGCGACGCCAGGTTCTACGCCGAGCTACACCCCCACTCTCCCTTACCTTGGATTAGTATAGATAAGTCATAATCTGTGGTTTGCACCGGTTGTCATTATCTTtttaaccacacacacacacacacacacacacacacacacacacacacacacacacacacacacacacacacacacacacacacacacacacacacacacacacacacacacacacacacacacacacacacacacacacacacacagccagacCTAAACAATATCAATTCCTTATCAAAACTTACTTTGCAGAAGCACCTGAAAAACATGTGGAGCACGAGCTATAAACAAGCCTGACAAACTACTTTCTCTACTACAATTAAGCATTTATCCTTCGCTGACCACAGTTTAACTTTTCAAAGTGGTTCAAGGGTAGAAATATGCTGCAAATGGTGCTTGTGGTGTAGACATGTCTTATTTTCATTCCTTAAAAATATCTCGTCCTGACCAACATCTTTCCAAGTATGGAAAACAAACAAGGCAGGgaacttacttttttttttttttaaactgcctcCCATCATGTcaaatttgttttaaaatgagGAAGACAAATTGCATCATTGTCACATTTCAAGTACACAACCTCCCTATAAATATCTATCACCACATAATCTAATAATAATAGCAACTCATAAAACAGCATCTACTACTGACCACCAGCTGACGTGGAATGGAAGCCATAACCGAGCTTCTCTGGCAAATGAAAGGTTGACGTCCCTTGAGCAACTTAAGAA encodes:
- the ube2h gene encoding ubiquitin-conjugating enzyme E2 H, with protein sequence MSSPSPGKRRMDTDVVKLIESKHEVTILSGLNEFVVKFYGPQGTPYEGGVWKVRVDLPDKYPFKSPSIGFMNKIFHPNIDEASGTVCLDVINQTWTALYDLTNIFESFLPQLLAYPNPIDPLNGDAAAMYLHRPEEYKQKIKEYIQKYATEEALKEQEEGAGDSSSESSMSDFSEDEAQDMEL